In Actinomadura luzonensis, a single window of DNA contains:
- a CDS encoding response regulator transcription factor, which produces MIRVMLVDDQELLRAGFRMVLGAQPDIEVVAEAGDGAAALELLATTEVDVVLMDVRMPGMDGVEATRRIDGPKVLILTTFDLDEYAFAAVKAGAAGFLLKDVPPDDLLSAIRHVHAGDAVVAPTTLRRMLDRFAAQLPSPEPVAAAELTPREREVLLSVARGLSNAEIAARLEVAEATVKTHLGRVLAKLGLRDRAQVVVYAYEAGLIVPAPRPKV; this is translated from the coding sequence GTGATTCGGGTGATGCTGGTCGACGACCAGGAGCTGCTGCGGGCGGGCTTCCGCATGGTGCTGGGCGCGCAGCCGGACATCGAGGTGGTGGCGGAGGCCGGCGACGGCGCGGCCGCCCTGGAGCTGCTGGCCACGACCGAGGTGGACGTCGTCCTCATGGACGTGCGCATGCCCGGCATGGACGGCGTCGAGGCCACCCGCCGCATCGACGGGCCGAAGGTGCTCATCCTGACCACGTTCGACCTCGACGAGTACGCCTTCGCCGCGGTCAAGGCGGGCGCGGCCGGGTTCCTGCTGAAGGACGTGCCGCCGGACGACCTGCTCAGCGCCATCCGGCACGTGCACGCCGGCGACGCCGTGGTGGCGCCCACCACGCTGCGGCGGATGCTGGACCGCTTCGCCGCCCAGCTCCCGTCGCCGGAGCCGGTCGCGGCGGCCGAGCTGACGCCGCGCGAGCGCGAGGTGCTGCTGTCGGTGGCGCGCGGCCTGTCGAACGCCGAGATCGCGGCCCGGCTGGAGGTCGCCGAGGCGACGGTGAAGACGCACCTCGGGCGGGTGCTGGCCAAGCTCGGGCTGCGGGACCGGGCGCAGGTGGTGGTGTACGCGTACGAGGCCGGGCT